TTGCCATCCCCCCGGATGTCCTCAAATTAAAAATTAACGATTTGTGTCCTCACGATATCAATATCCTGAAGATAGAACAGGCAAATGAGCGCTTTCATGCAAGACACAACGCAAAGCGAAGAACCTACATCTATCACATCTCTACCAGAAGAACGGCGTTTGGAAAGAACTATGTCTGGTGGGTTAAAGATCAACTCGATTCAAAAGCAATGCGGGCCGCAGCCAAAGAGTTGAACGGGCTCCATGATTTTGCTTCCTTCGGAGATATGAAAGCCGGTGGTGACGCGAAATCGAGCAAGGTAATGGTCTATTCCACAGAACTGGTGGATACGGGTTCGATGATTCTTTTCAGAATAACAGCTTCTCATTTTTTGTGGAAGATGGTTAGAAGAATAGTTGGTGTGCTGGTGGAAGTTGGCAGAGGAAATATAAAACCGGAAGATATGAAAATACTATTGAATGAGACAAATGACTATCCGGCGAAATTCACTGCACCACCAAGTGGACTGTTTCTCGAGAATGTTCAGTATGACGACAAGGATATCCTTTCGGATATAAAACCGTTGTTTAAGGTTTAGACCTTTTCTTCGTCCTGTTTCTTTTTGAGTTCTTCTATTTCAGCTTTGAGTTGTCTAACAGTTTCGTTCAAGCTTTCAAGGTTACGAATGTGGACTTCTATTCTCTTGTACTGATTAATCTTCTTGACAGGACTTCCCAAATAAATACCTTTTTCAGTCAGGTTTCGTGAGACTCCTGACTGGGCTCCAATAATAATCCCGTCTCCGATTTCGATGTGGTCGACAAGACCCACCTGACCGGCAAGAATTACATCCTTCCCTACTTTTGTGCTTCCGGAAACACCCGAGAGTGCAGAAATTGCAGTATTCTCTCCAATTTCCACATTATGCCCAATCTGAACAAGATTATCCACTTTTGAGTGGGCTTTTATGATAGTGCTTCCTAAAGCAGCTCTGTCAATACAGGTATTGGCACCTATCTCAACAAAATCTTCAATTATCACATTCCCGATCTGTGGAATCTTAATGTAATTGCCATCAGGGCCCTTGATAAATCCAAATCCATCGGCACCAATTGATGCACCACCGTGGATGATGACCTTTTTGCCGATTTTTGTGTTTTCTCTGATCGTTACATTTGGATAAATGAGGGTTCCGTCACCAACAGTACAACTCTCCAAAATAACAGTATTGTGATAAATGATAACATTGTTGCCAATTGTGCAGTTTTTGCCAATTACAACATTTTTGCCAATTGCTGCACCCTGACCAACAGTGGATGAGGGATCAACAGAAGCTGATGGGTCGATACCGTTCAGATCCGGTTGTTTGGTGAAAAACTTCTGTAAGGTAAGAAGAAATGCTTTATGAGGTTCATCAACAATGAGGAAGGTTACATCACTTCTGTCCCTGTTAAAGTCTTTCTTAACCAGAATTGCAGATGCTTTTGTAGTGTGATAATACTTTTCATAAGCAGAAGAGCCGAGAAAAGTTAAACTTCCCGGCTCTGCTTTTTCAATATTTAGAAGTGTCTCAATTGTAATTTCATCGTCACCGATAATTTCGGCTCCAACAAAAAGGGCAATTTCTTTTAAGCTTACTGACATTATTTTAACTTGTCCAAAACTTTGGAGGTAACATCATATTTATCTTTG
This genomic window from Ignavibacteria bacterium contains:
- the truA gene encoding tRNA pseudouridine(38-40) synthase TruA, encoding MPTYKITLEYEGTRYSGWQAQKNAKTVQGTLLQILKQIFGTDNIDLQGAGRTDAGVHAAAQIASLVTPVAIPPDVLKLKINDLCPHDINILKIEQANERFHARHNAKRRTYIYHISTRRTAFGKNYVWWVKDQLDSKAMRAAAKELNGLHDFASFGDMKAGGDAKSSKVMVYSTELVDTGSMILFRITASHFLWKMVRRIVGVLVEVGRGNIKPEDMKILLNETNDYPAKFTAPPSGLFLENVQYDDKDILSDIKPLFKV
- the lpxD gene encoding UDP-3-O-(3-hydroxymyristoyl)glucosamine N-acyltransferase; translation: MMSVSLKEIALFVGAEIIGDDEITIETLLNIEKAEPGSLTFLGSSAYEKYYHTTKASAILVKKDFNRDRSDVTFLIVDEPHKAFLLTLQKFFTKQPDLNGIDPSASVDPSSTVGQGAAIGKNVVIGKNCTIGNNVIIYHNTVILESCTVGDGTLIYPNVTIRENTKIGKKVIIHGGASIGADGFGFIKGPDGNYIKIPQIGNVIIEDFVEIGANTCIDRAALGSTIIKAHSKVDNLVQIGHNVEIGENTAISALSGVSGSTKVGKDVILAGQVGLVDHIEIGDGIIIGAQSGVSRNLTEKGIYLGSPVKKINQYKRIEVHIRNLESLNETVRQLKAEIEELKKKQDEEKV